Proteins found in one Solitalea lacus genomic segment:
- a CDS encoding LTA synthase family protein — protein sequence MLKLFKRFTPVLILVLLIISISIVTRTVLIFHPSTDLALSTRTVLGIYGLGLLYDLSMASFASIPFVLYIWVYNEKVYSKPYIYVLFGALITLLGTLLFTNLFPADYNKLLYKAIVIYIALRLCFYLFLWKKGENFRIKWRRSILAIDFFIICWLLIFNGVSEWFFWNEFSTRYNFIAVDYLIYTNEVIGNIKESYPLPTLILGVTVVATAVFLLIRKPVINSVSSSSQPALQRHLIAVALLIWPVASFYLVKSDWRQFSSNAFANELAGNGLYQFGVAFNNNELDYNKFYKQLPAKEAFTILRKELSAPNAKFISNDVFNIERDITSDKPENKKNIVLISVESLSADFMKAFGNTQNITPNLDSLANHSLFFTNLYASGTRTVRGLEALSLGITPTPGQSVVKRPNNGNLFTIGSVLRSKGYITQYVYGGYSYFDNMKEFFGTNGYEVIDRSAIPLEKIHYENVWGVADEDLFSLALNVLDKNSAQKKPFFTHIMTVSNHRPFTYPDGRIDIPSSSQSREGGVKYTDYAIGTFIKQAQKHAWFKNTIFVIVADHCASSAGKTDLPVNKYHIPCLVYSPEYIQPRNENTLMAQIDIIPTILGFLNLDYRSKFFGKDIFQPGANHNCAFVSTYQSLGFIENDTLSILKPVRHSEQYIQNFTDGSIKKSVVHKEALKKTIAYYQCASWLLSNKKYNAM from the coding sequence ATGTTGAAGCTATTTAAAAGATTTACCCCCGTTCTGATTCTTGTTTTATTAATTATTTCAATTTCCATAGTTACAAGAACTGTCCTCATATTTCATCCATCAACAGATCTCGCTCTTTCAACAAGGACAGTATTGGGCATATATGGTCTGGGACTACTGTATGACCTTAGCATGGCCTCATTCGCATCCATCCCCTTTGTACTGTACATATGGGTTTACAATGAAAAAGTTTATTCAAAACCATATATCTACGTATTGTTTGGTGCGCTTATAACATTGCTTGGAACTTTACTATTTACAAATCTATTTCCAGCTGATTATAACAAACTGCTATACAAAGCAATAGTAATCTATATCGCTTTAAGACTATGTTTTTATTTATTTCTTTGGAAAAAGGGTGAAAATTTTAGAATTAAATGGAGAAGATCAATTTTAGCAATCGACTTCTTTATTATTTGCTGGTTATTAATCTTTAACGGTGTTAGCGAATGGTTCTTTTGGAATGAATTTAGTACCCGTTATAATTTTATAGCGGTAGATTACCTTATTTATACTAATGAAGTAATAGGAAACATTAAGGAATCATATCCTCTACCTACTCTTATTTTAGGTGTGACAGTTGTCGCTACCGCAGTTTTTCTGCTGATTAGAAAGCCTGTTATAAACAGTGTCTCAAGCTCATCACAACCTGCACTACAACGCCATCTAATTGCAGTCGCCCTACTGATATGGCCCGTTGCTTCCTTCTATTTAGTAAAAAGTGACTGGAGACAGTTTAGTTCAAACGCATTTGCAAATGAGCTTGCAGGCAATGGCTTATATCAATTTGGTGTTGCATTTAATAACAATGAACTTGACTATAATAAATTTTACAAACAACTCCCAGCCAAGGAAGCATTTACTATCCTCCGAAAAGAATTAAGTGCGCCTAATGCAAAATTTATAAGCAATGATGTTTTCAATATTGAAAGAGATATTACCTCTGACAAACCAGAAAACAAAAAGAATATTGTTTTGATTAGTGTAGAAAGCTTAAGTGCGGATTTTATGAAGGCATTCGGGAACACTCAAAATATTACCCCTAACCTTGATTCTTTAGCAAATCATAGCTTGTTCTTTACTAATTTATATGCCAGTGGTACCCGGACCGTTCGAGGTTTAGAGGCACTCTCATTAGGCATTACTCCAACACCTGGCCAAAGTGTTGTAAAACGACCAAATAATGGCAATTTATTTACTATTGGCTCAGTACTTCGAAGTAAGGGATATATCACCCAATACGTTTATGGGGGATATAGTTATTTCGACAACATGAAAGAGTTTTTTGGAACAAACGGATACGAAGTGATTGATAGAAGTGCTATCCCTCTAGAAAAGATTCATTATGAAAATGTATGGGGCGTTGCTGACGAAGATTTATTTTCGCTAGCCTTGAACGTTCTGGATAAAAATTCGGCCCAGAAAAAACCGTTTTTCACTCATATTATGACGGTAAGTAACCATCGGCCATTTACTTATCCTGATGGAAGAATTGACATTCCGTCTAGCTCTCAAAGCCGAGAAGGAGGTGTAAAATATACTGACTATGCTATTGGAACATTTATAAAACAAGCTCAAAAACATGCTTGGTTCAAGAACACCATCTTCGTTATTGTAGCTGATCATTGTGCTTCCAGTGCAGGAAAAACAGACCTCCCTGTAAATAAATATCACATTCCTTGTTTAGTTTATTCTCCAGAATACATCCAACCAAGGAATGAAAATACGCTGATGGCTCAAATTGATATAATCCCTACCATTTTAGGTTTCTTAAATTTAGATTACAGAAGCAAATTTTTCGGCAAGGATATTTTTCAACCTGGTGCAAATCATAATTGTGCTTTTGTAAGCACTTACCAAAGCTTAGGATTTATAGAAAACGATACTCTATCAATTCTAAAACCTGTTCGTCATTCTGAACAATATATTCAAAACTTTACAGATGGTAGCATCAAGAAGAGTGTTGTGCATAAAGAAGCATTAAAAAAGACCATTGCATATTATCAATGCGCTTCTTGGTTGTTAAGTAATAAGAAATACAATGCAATGTAA
- a CDS encoding lmo0937 family membrane protein: MRSLLYIIAVLLVIGWLLGLTVWNAGNIIHVLLVIAIISFLLTFIKANTP, from the coding sequence ATGAGATCATTATTGTATATAATAGCGGTTCTCCTGGTAATAGGGTGGTTATTGGGACTGACAGTTTGGAATGCAGGCAATATTATTCATGTTTTATTGGTGATTGCAATAATATCGTTTTTGTTAACATTTATAAAAGCTAATACCCCTTAG
- a CDS encoding Lrp/AsnC family transcriptional regulator, translating to MNQLDPLDIEILRLLQKDASLTNKEIAFEIRKSIATIHDRVRKLHENGVIKRVVAILDRKKINRKLIAFAHVLLNDHTVNTLNQFEQEVIKFPEVMECLQMSGSFDFILRVATYDMDTYHDFYRNKLAMLPNINTVQSFFVLSEAKSDTAYPLG from the coding sequence ATGAACCAGTTAGATCCACTTGATATTGAAATTTTAAGACTACTTCAAAAGGATGCTTCTTTGACGAATAAAGAGATCGCTTTTGAGATACGTAAGTCCATTGCTACTATTCATGACAGAGTTAGAAAACTACATGAAAATGGAGTAATTAAGCGAGTAGTAGCTATTTTAGATCGAAAAAAGATCAACAGAAAACTAATTGCATTTGCTCACGTACTTCTAAACGATCATACAGTTAATACATTAAATCAGTTCGAACAGGAGGTGATAAAGTTTCCAGAGGTAATGGAGTGCTTGCAGATGAGTGGGTCGTTTGATTTTATTCTTCGTGTTGCCACCTATGATATGGATACCTATCACGACTTTTATCGAAATAAGCTAGCAATGTTGCCTAATATTAATACTGTTCAAAGTTTTTTTGTTTTATCCGAAGCCAAGAGTGATACTGCTTATCCTTTGGGGTGA
- a CDS encoding sensor histidine kinase yields MKLFTKYNLINSWVTIIIFGIGSIAFYFLLHYILHSQLDETLRAEQLEIEGYASLYHKLPMIPNTRHQWVTYQKVTEPLSTKRKQTISVYNKAEDEFEPIRQLIFPINVDGINYAVTVNKSEVEFEDLMKLIIPVIVSMIGLVLLANFIINRRVVNRLLQPFYNTIDRIGSYHLNQQTPLKLPSEPIDEINLLNERLNKMTSRIYADYHSLKTFTENAAHEMQTPLAVIRSKIEILIQSADLNDSEMQQLLIIDNSAHKLSKLHQSLLLLTKLENRQFLLKEKVDLKAIIIQKVQETEEFILIKKLVLETDLAEVQIPFHPQLAEIMISNLINNAIRYTDNEGTIRIKLSKTCLVISNNSNRGPLNEHHIFQRFYKENAHGGTGLGLAIVKEICLIAGFKLSYKYSDNQEHIFTINLI; encoded by the coding sequence ATGAAGTTATTTACAAAATACAACCTGATAAATAGCTGGGTCACTATTATAATTTTTGGAATAGGCAGTATAGCCTTTTATTTTCTATTGCATTATATTCTTCATAGCCAATTAGATGAAACCCTTAGAGCCGAACAACTGGAAATAGAAGGATATGCCTCTTTATACCATAAGCTACCTATGATTCCGAACACAAGGCATCAATGGGTTACCTATCAAAAAGTAACAGAACCACTCTCAACAAAAAGAAAACAAACTATTTCTGTTTACAACAAAGCTGAAGATGAATTCGAACCCATCAGACAACTGATTTTCCCTATAAATGTTGACGGAATAAACTATGCTGTAACGGTAAATAAATCTGAAGTTGAATTTGAAGATCTCATGAAGCTTATCATTCCTGTTATTGTAAGCATGATTGGACTGGTTTTATTAGCAAACTTCATAATAAACCGTAGGGTGGTTAATCGGTTATTACAACCCTTCTATAATACAATTGATCGAATTGGAAGTTATCATCTCAATCAACAAACACCCTTAAAGTTGCCTTCAGAACCAATTGATGAAATTAATTTATTGAATGAGAGGCTCAATAAAATGACTTCACGGATTTATGCCGATTATCATTCCTTGAAAACATTTACTGAAAATGCGGCTCACGAAATGCAAACTCCATTAGCTGTAATACGTTCAAAAATTGAAATCCTAATTCAATCAGCTGATTTAAATGATAGCGAAATGCAGCAATTGTTGATCATTGACAATTCTGCCCATAAATTAAGTAAACTGCATCAATCACTATTGCTTTTAACCAAACTTGAAAACCGTCAATTTCTATTAAAAGAAAAAGTCGATTTAAAAGCTATAATTATTCAAAAAGTTCAGGAAACAGAGGAGTTTATATTAATTAAGAAGTTAGTTTTAGAAACTGATTTAGCGGAAGTACAAATTCCCTTTCATCCTCAGTTGGCAGAAATCATGATTAGCAACCTGATAAATAATGCTATAAGATATACGGATAATGAAGGCACTATAAGAATAAAGTTAAGTAAAACATGCCTAGTTATTAGTAATAACTCCAACCGTGGACCATTAAATGAACATCATATTTTTCAACGTTTTTATAAAGAAAATGCTCACGGAGGCACAGGATTAGGGCTTGCAATTGTTAAGGAAATCTGCTTAATAGCAGGTTTTAAATTAAGCTATAAATACAGTGACAACCAAGAACATATTTTTACTATTAACCTTATTTAA
- a CDS encoding M28 family metallopeptidase has translation MRLLLTALLFLVPFKNLLAQADITEDEIKQHIEFLAAKENKGRYPGTAENRKVVNYLIEDFRKSGISKINSTYRQPFKAKLKVKKGVLDTPVVKTWNVIGVIEGSDPQLKREYIVLGAHCDHIGMGGPSSKKKDTVAIHPGADDNASGTAALLEIGEKLSANRNQLKRSIIIIAFGAEEQGLLGSKYFTSHPTVPLESIKLMMNMDMVGRLNEKREIYMGGAGTFNSGMELMKGLGAECNLNPIVHAGEVGGSDHVSFYKKNISVLGLHTGGHPQYHTPEDVISLINIKGEKQVCEYIYKAIVHMANVSNPISFINQN, from the coding sequence ATGAGATTACTGTTAACTGCATTACTTTTTTTAGTTCCGTTTAAGAACTTGCTGGCTCAAGCCGACATTACAGAAGATGAAATCAAGCAGCACATTGAGTTTTTAGCAGCCAAAGAAAACAAAGGCCGTTATCCGGGAACGGCAGAGAATCGCAAAGTGGTAAACTATCTGATTGAAGATTTCCGAAAATCTGGTATCTCCAAAATAAACAGCACTTATCGTCAGCCTTTTAAAGCGAAACTGAAAGTAAAAAAAGGCGTACTTGATACTCCGGTTGTTAAAACATGGAATGTAATTGGAGTAATTGAGGGATCAGACCCTCAATTGAAGAGAGAGTACATTGTACTGGGAGCTCATTGCGATCATATTGGTATGGGTGGGCCTTCGTCAAAAAAGAAAGATACCGTAGCTATTCACCCAGGAGCTGATGATAACGCCAGTGGCACAGCTGCACTGCTGGAGATAGGCGAAAAATTAAGTGCTAACCGCAATCAGCTGAAACGAAGTATTATAATCATAGCTTTTGGTGCCGAAGAACAAGGTTTGTTAGGCTCAAAATATTTCACCTCACACCCAACTGTGCCGTTGGAAAGCATTAAGTTAATGATGAATATGGATATGGTAGGCCGCTTAAATGAAAAAAGAGAGATCTATATGGGCGGTGCCGGAACCTTTAATAGCGGCATGGAACTGATGAAAGGACTAGGTGCCGAATGTAATTTAAATCCTATTGTGCATGCTGGTGAAGTTGGAGGTTCCGATCATGTTTCCTTTTATAAAAAGAACATCTCAGTATTAGGCCTGCATACCGGAGGGCACCCTCAGTACCATACTCCCGAAGATGTAATCTCGTTGATTAATATTAAAGGTGAAAAGCAGGTTTGTGAGTACATTTACAAAGCTATTGTGCATATGGCCAATGTGTCTAATCCTATCTCATTTATTAATCAGAATTAG
- a CDS encoding ArnT family glycosyltransferase, whose translation MKNYLRDYFALLFVFTTVMLLTNGLWGVLETSEARYAEIAREMFHSKNWVEPTLLDIHHFHKPPLTYWITTLSFQLFGVSSFAARFFLVVAYAVQVYLIFIISLSLFSQPKIAKYAALIYATLPIVLISVRTLTTDAYLNTFILLTIFGWIRFSQTQQTKYLWITAVAAALGFLTKGHAVFVVPFFAMIGMMKILPKPPLFKFQYLIAIAAFTIISFSWFYLVTRSNNGLGQYFILKHMFDRYFHAEVFSRSQPFYYYLLVFPMVTLPWFPFFIKNIFKRTQQSFSDQKTVYNILVWWLLIPFIVYSISSSKLTLYILPLSSGFSLVTAYYFDQALNAIWKWVIFIIHCLIFLAISLLNFFNTNFTVPEWLYFVPAIAFLVGLLTCVLVKQEQKAIGLLNISFALTLLLYSSFFLHYNSFKANSIRPIASFIKANSLNRSNILVYDKFLPSLAFELNTDIISIYNTENSLKRETQFERTNAWKKHLINLHEQGDISYLKKLMEKKNVIVTQSELPPEIKLLMNGQWNRKSLDKWVIYYN comes from the coding sequence ATGAAAAATTACTTAAGGGATTATTTTGCATTACTTTTTGTTTTCACAACAGTTATGTTGTTAACTAATGGGCTATGGGGGGTGCTAGAAACCAGTGAAGCCCGTTATGCAGAAATTGCCAGAGAAATGTTTCATTCAAAAAACTGGGTGGAACCAACCTTATTGGACATTCATCACTTCCATAAACCACCGCTAACTTATTGGATAACCACATTAAGCTTTCAACTATTTGGAGTGAGTTCTTTTGCTGCCCGATTTTTTTTAGTTGTGGCTTACGCTGTGCAAGTATATTTGATATTTATAATCTCATTGTCATTATTTTCTCAACCTAAGATTGCCAAATATGCAGCTTTAATATATGCCACCTTGCCTATTGTTTTGATTTCTGTCCGCACCTTAACTACTGATGCATACCTCAATACATTTATATTATTGACAATATTTGGATGGATTCGTTTTTCCCAAACTCAACAAACTAAATACTTGTGGATAACCGCTGTAGCAGCAGCTTTAGGATTTTTAACTAAAGGCCATGCCGTTTTTGTAGTCCCTTTTTTTGCAATGATTGGAATGATGAAGATATTACCTAAGCCACCATTATTTAAATTTCAGTACCTCATAGCAATTGCTGCTTTCACAATCATTTCATTTTCATGGTTTTATTTAGTGACCAGGAGCAACAATGGCTTAGGTCAATACTTTATACTCAAACACATGTTTGATCGCTATTTTCATGCTGAGGTTTTCTCAAGAAGCCAACCCTTTTATTATTATCTCCTTGTATTTCCAATGGTTACCTTGCCTTGGTTTCCATTTTTCATTAAAAATATTTTTAAAAGAACGCAACAATCATTTTCCGACCAAAAGACAGTCTATAACATCCTTGTTTGGTGGCTATTAATTCCGTTCATTGTTTACTCCATTTCAAGTTCCAAGTTAACACTATACATTCTTCCCTTGTCTTCTGGATTTAGCTTGGTTACAGCTTACTATTTTGACCAGGCATTAAATGCCATTTGGAAGTGGGTAATTTTCATAATCCACTGCTTAATTTTCCTAGCAATCAGCCTTCTTAACTTTTTTAACACCAATTTTACTGTACCAGAATGGCTGTATTTTGTACCTGCAATAGCTTTCTTAGTAGGCTTACTAACTTGTGTACTAGTAAAGCAGGAACAAAAAGCAATAGGTCTACTTAATATCTCCTTTGCATTAACACTTCTTTTGTATTCCTCTTTTTTTTTACATTATAATAGTTTCAAAGCTAATTCTATTAGGCCAATTGCTAGTTTTATTAAGGCTAATTCTTTAAATCGATCCAACATATTGGTTTATGACAAGTTTTTGCCCTCATTAGCATTTGAACTTAACACTGACATTATTTCAATTTACAATACTGAAAATTCGCTAAAAAGGGAAACTCAATTCGAAAGAACCAACGCTTGGAAAAAACACTTGATCAACTTGCATGAACAAGGGGATATATCATATCTAAAAAAACTTATGGAGAAAAAAAATGTAATCGTCACCCAAAGTGAATTACCTCCAGAAATTAAACTATTGATGAATGGGCAATGGAATCGGAAGTCTTTAGACAAATGGGTGATTTATTACAATTAA
- the katG gene encoding catalase/peroxidase HPI → MENNSNNTNNCPFSGSNQKGPSNRDWWPNQLKLNILRQHSSLSNPMGKDFNYAEEFKSLDLKAVKSDLNRLMTDSQDWWPADFGHYGPLFIRMAWHSAGTYRIGDGRGGAGAGLQRFAPLNSWPDNANLDKARRLLWPIKQKYGRKISWADLMILTGNVALESMGFKTFGFGGGREDVWEPAEDVYWGGETTWLEDKRYSGVRDLENPLAAVQMGLIYVNPEGPNGNPDPIAAATDIRETFRRMAMNDEETVALIAGGHAFGKAHGAGSQAYVGPEPEAAPIEEQGLGWINKFGTGKGGDTFTGGPEVTWSQTPTKWSNSYFENLFNHEWELTKSPAGANQWVAKNGAGAGTIPDAHDPSKKHAPTMLTTDLSLRFDPVYEKISRRFYENPEQLADVFARAWFKLTHRDMGPRARYLGPEVPEEELIWQDPIPAVDHPLIDSHDISVLKDKILNSGLTISQMVSTAWASASTFRGSDKRGGANGARIRLAPQNNWEVNNPDQLGKVLKNLEGIQKEFNAAQSRGKKVSLADLIVLAGCVGIKKAAKNAGYDIIVPFAPGRMDASQEQTDVDSFALLEPVADGFRNYLKTKFAISTEELLVDKAQLLTLTAPEMTVLLGGMRVLNVNYNHSKHGMFTNRPEALSNDFFMTLLDMNTIWKPTSEVNEEFEGRDRKTGKLKWTATRADLIFGSNSELRALAEVYGSSDAQEKFVKDFVAAWNKVMNLDRFDIA, encoded by the coding sequence ATGGAAAATAATTCGAACAATACCAATAATTGTCCGTTTTCCGGATCAAATCAAAAAGGACCAAGTAATCGCGATTGGTGGCCAAATCAATTAAAGTTGAATATTCTTCGTCAGCATTCTTCTTTATCAAATCCTATGGGTAAAGATTTTAACTATGCAGAAGAGTTCAAAAGCCTGGATCTGAAGGCTGTAAAAAGTGATCTTAACCGCCTAATGACGGACTCGCAAGACTGGTGGCCGGCTGATTTTGGACATTATGGACCTTTATTCATTCGTATGGCTTGGCATAGTGCAGGTACTTACCGTATAGGAGATGGTCGTGGCGGCGCAGGTGCAGGATTACAGCGTTTTGCCCCTCTCAACAGTTGGCCGGATAATGCTAACCTTGATAAGGCCCGTAGGTTGCTTTGGCCGATTAAACAAAAATATGGTCGAAAAATTTCATGGGCAGATCTTATGATTCTTACCGGTAATGTTGCCCTTGAATCTATGGGATTCAAAACCTTTGGTTTTGGAGGTGGTCGTGAAGATGTTTGGGAGCCCGCAGAAGATGTTTACTGGGGGGGCGAAACTACCTGGCTGGAAGATAAACGTTACTCGGGAGTTCGAGATCTCGAAAATCCGCTGGCTGCCGTGCAAATGGGACTGATTTATGTGAACCCTGAAGGACCCAATGGTAATCCTGATCCCATTGCAGCAGCAACAGATATTCGCGAAACTTTTAGACGTATGGCCATGAATGATGAGGAAACCGTGGCACTTATTGCTGGAGGTCACGCCTTTGGTAAAGCCCACGGTGCGGGGAGTCAGGCTTATGTAGGGCCTGAGCCTGAAGCAGCACCAATTGAAGAGCAAGGTTTAGGCTGGATAAATAAATTTGGTACAGGGAAAGGGGGGGATACTTTTACTGGAGGGCCAGAAGTTACCTGGAGTCAGACACCAACAAAATGGAGTAATAGCTACTTCGAAAACCTATTTAATCATGAATGGGAACTTACCAAAAGCCCTGCAGGTGCGAATCAATGGGTAGCAAAAAATGGGGCTGGAGCAGGCACAATTCCTGATGCACATGATCCTTCAAAAAAACATGCGCCAACCATGCTTACTACGGACCTTTCTTTAAGGTTTGATCCTGTGTATGAAAAGATTTCAAGACGTTTCTACGAAAATCCTGAACAATTGGCGGATGTCTTTGCGCGTGCATGGTTCAAATTAACACATCGGGATATGGGACCTCGTGCTCGTTACCTAGGCCCAGAAGTGCCAGAAGAAGAATTAATTTGGCAAGATCCAATCCCTGCTGTTGATCATCCATTAATTGATTCACATGATATTTCTGTATTAAAGGATAAAATATTGAATTCGGGATTAACCATATCTCAAATGGTATCAACTGCCTGGGCTTCGGCTTCAACTTTTCGCGGTTCGGATAAACGCGGAGGTGCAAATGGGGCTCGGATTCGGTTAGCACCTCAAAATAACTGGGAGGTAAACAATCCAGATCAATTAGGTAAAGTGTTAAAAAATTTGGAAGGTATCCAAAAAGAATTTAACGCAGCTCAATCGAGGGGTAAAAAGGTATCCCTTGCTGATCTTATTGTATTGGCAGGTTGTGTTGGCATTAAAAAGGCCGCGAAAAATGCAGGTTATGATATAATAGTGCCTTTTGCTCCCGGTCGCATGGATGCCTCACAGGAACAAACCGATGTTGATTCTTTTGCTTTGTTAGAGCCGGTCGCTGATGGTTTCAGGAACTATCTAAAAACAAAATTTGCCATATCTACAGAAGAGTTGTTAGTTGATAAAGCGCAATTATTGACACTTACAGCTCCTGAAATGACAGTTCTTTTAGGAGGGATGCGGGTGTTGAATGTCAATTATAACCATTCTAAACATGGTATGTTTACAAATCGTCCGGAAGCACTTTCCAACGATTTCTTTATGACTCTACTGGACATGAATACAATCTGGAAGCCTACTTCTGAAGTTAATGAAGAATTTGAAGGGCGGGATCGTAAAACCGGTAAGCTAAAATGGACTGCCACACGTGCAGATCTTATTTTTGGCTCAAACTCAGAGCTTAGAGCACTAGCTGAAGTTTATGGAAGTTCCGATGCTCAGGAAAAGTTTGTAAAGGACTTTGTGGCAGCATGGAACAAAGTTATGAACCTTGACCGCTTTGATATAGCTTGA
- a CDS encoding RNA polymerase sigma-70 factor encodes MEQMLEANITITHFEEFFHKHYKFLCLVSAQIVGDLDVSKDLVQEFYIDFWRRRDTIQLSSTFQAYAVRAVKNLAVSYIRKQESLEAKRNFLETIDCFDPQADTENLFNKESLDTKINASIDKLPKECRNIFLLHNLEGLSYAQIAERNNISINTVKTQMKRAYAFLRTDLAEQSINLLIIYFWLSKL; translated from the coding sequence ATGGAGCAAATGTTAGAAGCAAACATAACGATTACTCATTTTGAAGAGTTTTTCCATAAACATTATAAATTTTTATGTCTTGTAAGTGCACAAATTGTGGGAGATCTTGATGTCTCCAAAGATCTTGTTCAAGAATTTTATATAGATTTTTGGAGACGCCGGGATACAATTCAATTGTCAAGCACTTTTCAAGCCTATGCAGTTCGGGCTGTAAAAAATTTAGCTGTTTCTTATATACGTAAACAGGAATCCCTGGAAGCTAAAAGAAACTTTCTGGAAACTATTGATTGTTTCGATCCTCAGGCAGATACTGAGAATTTGTTTAATAAAGAGAGCCTTGATACTAAGATCAATGCTTCCATTGATAAGTTACCCAAAGAATGCAGAAATATATTTCTGCTGCACAATCTTGAAGGATTGAGCTATGCTCAAATTGCTGAGCGTAATAATATTTCTATTAATACAGTTAAAACTCAAATGAAAAGGGCATATGCCTTTTTACGCACTGATTTAGCTGAACAATCAATTAATTTGTTGATTATATATTTCTGGTTATCAAAGCTTTAG
- a CDS encoding response regulator transcription factor yields MKILIIEDEPYLNESMVEYLSADDFVCESVYTFDDAYNKIGVHDYDCIVLDIMLPDGSGLDLLKLLKKKGKTEGVIIISAKDALDDKLEGLQLGADDYLTKPFHLSELSIRIAAIIRRRNFNGQSSIQAGDMRIDLLGKSVTVLDQELELTNKEFQLLLFLVINKNKVLSKNAIAQHLWGDIRDFADNHDFIYTHIKNIRKKILAAGGEDCIKSMYGMGYKMLI; encoded by the coding sequence TTGAAAATTTTAATCATAGAGGACGAGCCCTACCTCAACGAAAGCATGGTTGAGTACCTTTCAGCCGATGACTTTGTTTGTGAATCGGTATATACCTTCGACGATGCTTATAATAAAATTGGAGTACATGATTATGATTGCATAGTTTTAGACATTATGCTTCCAGACGGTTCCGGCCTTGACCTGTTAAAGCTTTTAAAAAAGAAGGGGAAAACAGAAGGTGTTATTATTATTTCGGCTAAAGATGCATTAGATGATAAACTTGAAGGACTTCAATTAGGAGCTGATGATTACCTTACCAAACCTTTTCACCTTTCGGAACTAAGTATTAGGATTGCAGCTATTATTCGCAGACGAAATTTTAATGGGCAATCGAGCATACAAGCAGGAGACATGCGTATTGATTTGTTGGGCAAATCTGTAACAGTTTTGGACCAGGAACTGGAGTTAACCAACAAAGAGTTTCAATTATTATTATTCCTGGTGATTAATAAAAACAAGGTATTATCAAAAAATGCTATCGCACAGCATTTATGGGGAGACATCAGGGACTTTGCTGATAATCATGACTTCATTTATACACATATTAAAAATATTAGAAAAAAGATTTTAGCTGCCGGTGGAGAAGATTGCATTAAATCCATGTATGGAATGGGATATAAAATGCTTATTTAA